One window of the Arthrobacter sp. D5-1 genome contains the following:
- the rpsN gene encoding 30S ribosomal protein S14, protein MAKKSKIARNEQRKVIVERYAAKRLELKKTLVDPNATDEAREAARLGLQKLPRNASPIRLRNRDQIDGRPRGTLQKFGISRVRFRDMAHRGELPGITKSSW, encoded by the coding sequence ATGGCAAAGAAGTCAAAGATTGCTCGCAACGAGCAGCGCAAGGTCATTGTTGAGCGTTACGCTGCCAAGCGTCTCGAACTGAAGAAGACCCTGGTTGACCCCAACGCGACTGACGAAGCACGCGAAGCTGCACGCCTCGGCCTGCAGAAGCTGCCCCGCAACGCCTCCCCGATCCGTCTGCGTAACCGCGACCAGATCGACGGCCGTCCCCGCGGCACGCTCCAGAAGTTCGGTATCTCCCGTGTTCGCTTCCGCGACATGGCTCACCGCGGTGAGCTCCCGGGCATCACCAAGTCTTCCTGGTAA
- the rpmG gene encoding 50S ribosomal protein L33 produces MAKDKDVRPIIKLKSTAGTGYTYVTRKNRRNDPDRLVLKKYDPKIRQHVEFREER; encoded by the coding sequence ATGGCAAAGGACAAGGACGTACGTCCCATCATCAAGCTGAAGTCCACCGCGGGCACCGGTTACACCTACGTAACCCGCAAGAACCGTCGTAACGACCCGGACCGTCTGGTCCTGAAGAAGTACGACCCCAAGATCCGCCAGCACGTCGAATTCCGAGAGGAGCGCTAA
- the rpmB gene encoding 50S ribosomal protein L28: MAAHCQVTGAEPGFGHSISHSHRRNKRRFDPNIQKKRYWVPSLRRNVTLTLSARGIKTIDVRGIDSVVADILARGVKL; encoded by the coding sequence ATGGCAGCACACTGCCAAGTGACCGGAGCCGAGCCGGGCTTTGGACACAGCATTTCGCACTCGCACCGTCGCAACAAGCGTCGGTTCGACCCGAACATTCAGAAGAAGCGCTACTGGGTTCCGTCCCTGCGCCGTAATGTCACGCTGACCCTGTCAGCCCGTGGCATCAAGACAATCGACGTCCGCGGCATCGACTCAGTCGTCGCCGACATCCTGGCACGAGGAGTAAAGCTCTAA
- a CDS encoding SGNH/GDSL hydrolase family protein: MDFSARYVALGDSFTEGVGDDDPHRPNGVRGWADVVAGQLASSNEDFGYANLAIRGRKLRQIMAEQVDAAIAMNPTLVTLYAGANDILRPKIDIDSLLEEYDAGIAKLSAAGATVVLFTGFDAKGSKVFSAMRGRTAIYNELVREIAENHGALLVDYWRFDEYDDWRLWGEDRMHMSTAGHINMAKRVLDVLEHEHVIEVPELAPARLMNRVEALKANARWFRESAAPWVARRVRGVSSGDGLSPKYPELIRPL, encoded by the coding sequence ATGGATTTTTCTGCCCGTTACGTTGCCCTGGGCGACTCCTTCACTGAAGGCGTCGGCGACGACGATCCCCACCGTCCCAATGGCGTTCGAGGGTGGGCCGACGTCGTAGCCGGGCAGCTGGCAAGCAGCAACGAGGACTTCGGCTACGCGAATCTCGCGATCCGCGGCCGGAAGCTCCGCCAGATCATGGCAGAACAGGTGGACGCCGCCATCGCCATGAATCCAACGTTGGTGACCCTGTACGCAGGGGCGAACGACATCCTGCGGCCCAAGATCGATATTGACTCGCTTCTTGAGGAGTACGACGCCGGTATCGCCAAGTTAAGCGCGGCGGGCGCCACCGTTGTCCTCTTCACCGGCTTTGACGCAAAGGGCTCCAAAGTCTTCAGCGCCATGCGCGGCCGAACCGCGATCTACAACGAACTGGTGCGCGAAATAGCCGAGAACCACGGCGCCTTGCTGGTGGACTATTGGCGCTTTGACGAGTACGACGATTGGCGGCTTTGGGGCGAGGACCGGATGCACATGTCCACCGCCGGCCACATCAACATGGCGAAGCGGGTGCTTGATGTCCTTGAGCACGAGCACGTTATCGAGGTCCCCGAACTGGCGCCGGCGCGTCTGATGAACCGGGTTGAAGCACTCAAGGCCAATGCACGCTGGTTCCGGGAATCCGCGGCGCCGTGGGTGGCCCGCCGCGTCCGAGGTGTCTCCTCCGGCGACGGTTTGAGCCCTAAGTATCCCGAATTGATCAGGCCGCTCTAG
- a CDS encoding MarR family transcriptional regulator, which produces MTQPRWLNADERRAWLALLSINTLLPSALDTQLQSVGKLSLFDYNVLAMLSETEGRYLPMSELAARTSASLSRLSHVVTKLQKRGWVERQAHPGDARVTVAHLTEAGMSTIVSLAPGHVESVRTLMLDSLTPDDVADLARIGEKIVARLDNNHWILRDS; this is translated from the coding sequence ATGACTCAACCCCGCTGGCTGAACGCCGACGAACGCCGTGCCTGGCTGGCCCTGCTGAGCATCAACACCCTGCTTCCCTCGGCGTTGGACACCCAGCTTCAGTCGGTCGGCAAACTGTCTCTTTTCGACTACAACGTTTTGGCGATGCTCTCCGAAACCGAAGGCCGATACCTTCCCATGAGCGAGCTTGCTGCGCGAACGAGTGCCTCCTTGTCGCGCCTGTCGCATGTGGTGACCAAGCTGCAGAAGCGTGGCTGGGTAGAGCGGCAGGCGCACCCCGGCGACGCCCGCGTGACCGTCGCGCACCTCACCGAGGCCGGCATGTCCACCATTGTTTCCCTCGCCCCGGGACACGTGGAATCCGTGCGTACCCTGATGCTTGATTCGCTGACCCCGGACGACGTCGCAGACCTCGCCCGGATCGGTGAGAAAATCGTGGCCCGCCTGGACAACAACCACTGGATCCTTCGGGACTCGTGA
- a CDS encoding YciI family protein, whose product MFVVSLTYKVPDEIVDFHRPGHMAWLKDAFDGGIFLASGRRVPATGGVLLSKVDRATLDASLAKDPFYSNGVAEFEIIEFTATSVAEGYENLLDS is encoded by the coding sequence ATGTTCGTAGTCTCGTTGACCTACAAAGTTCCTGACGAAATTGTCGACTTCCACCGTCCGGGCCACATGGCCTGGCTTAAGGACGCTTTCGACGGCGGCATCTTCCTTGCGTCCGGACGCCGCGTCCCAGCCACGGGCGGCGTGCTGCTGTCCAAGGTGGACCGGGCCACGTTGGATGCATCGTTGGCCAAGGACCCGTTCTACAGCAATGGTGTGGCCGAGTTCGAGATCATCGAATTCACGGCAACCAGCGTTGCTGAGGGTTACGAAAACCTGCTGGACAGCTGA
- a CDS encoding SGNH/GDSL hydrolase family protein: MKEQTRFVALGDSFTEGVGDNDLRLPNHCRGWADRVAEELARHDETVRYANLAIRGRRLQRIADEQIQPALAMNPTLVSFYAGGNDLLMARPNMAKLIKDYEDAVRRITASGATVLLFTGYNVPLSPLLEPLKVRTAIYNRNIRRIAAKYQALLVDYWCFEKFQDPRMWAPDRLHMSTRGHSYMAKKVLEVLGARHSLQSPRLAAPRPRTRAESIADDVAWLRRDVGPWLSRRLRGVSSGDHVEARWPELMPLVLPERLGTAKAQAPQLSSRFS, encoded by the coding sequence GTGAAGGAACAAACCAGATTCGTGGCTCTCGGCGATTCCTTTACTGAGGGTGTTGGTGACAACGACCTCAGGCTTCCCAACCATTGCCGGGGCTGGGCAGACCGGGTGGCAGAAGAACTGGCACGGCACGACGAAACAGTGCGCTACGCCAATCTGGCCATCCGCGGCAGGCGCCTCCAAAGGATCGCCGACGAACAAATCCAGCCCGCCCTCGCCATGAATCCCACGTTGGTCAGTTTCTACGCCGGCGGCAATGACCTTCTGATGGCCCGGCCCAACATGGCCAAACTGATCAAGGACTATGAAGATGCCGTCCGACGGATCACAGCCAGTGGGGCCACGGTGCTGCTGTTCACGGGTTACAACGTTCCCTTGTCACCCCTGCTGGAGCCGCTCAAAGTCCGCACGGCAATTTACAACCGCAATATTCGGCGCATCGCCGCGAAATACCAGGCGCTCCTGGTGGACTACTGGTGCTTCGAGAAATTCCAGGACCCGCGGATGTGGGCACCCGATCGCCTGCATATGTCCACGCGCGGCCACAGCTACATGGCCAAAAAGGTCCTCGAAGTGCTCGGAGCGCGGCACTCACTCCAGTCGCCCAGGCTCGCGGCTCCCCGTCCGCGGACCCGCGCCGAAAGCATCGCCGACGACGTCGCCTGGCTGAGGCGCGACGTCGGACCTTGGCTTTCGCGTCGGCTTCGCGGCGTATCCAGCGGCGACCACGTGGAAGCGCGCTGGCCGGAACTCATGCCACTGGTGCTGCCCGAACGACTGGGTACTGCGAAGGCGCAGGCGCCTCAGCTGTCCAGCAGGTTTTCGTAA
- a CDS encoding SGNH/GDSL hydrolase family protein, translating to MREEFGDGVKARRRFVAIGDSFTEGVGDPSKVLPNGVRGWADRVAEKLAKAEPGWEYANLAVRSKRLRHIIDEQLEPAVAMEPTLITLYAGGNDILDFGTDMEALLNDYELLVARLSETGATLVLFTGFDVKVSAVLEPFKKRNTLYNQRVREVAAKYGAVLVDYWCFDAYKDQRMWAPDRLHMSKAGHKYLAAQVLDHLNVPHKFSPKDWDPPTRLSIREWERRQRRWVNDWVVPLFGRKLRGVTLGDALSPRWPQPVKVPRKGGLKKLMEKATQ from the coding sequence GTGCGGGAGGAATTCGGAGACGGAGTTAAGGCTCGACGGCGGTTTGTCGCCATCGGGGATTCCTTCACCGAGGGCGTAGGGGACCCGAGCAAGGTCCTGCCCAACGGGGTCCGCGGATGGGCGGACAGGGTGGCCGAGAAGTTGGCGAAAGCAGAGCCGGGCTGGGAGTACGCCAACCTGGCAGTGCGCAGCAAAAGACTCCGCCACATCATTGACGAACAACTCGAGCCTGCGGTGGCCATGGAGCCGACGCTCATCACGCTCTACGCGGGCGGCAACGACATTCTGGACTTTGGTACGGACATGGAGGCGCTCCTCAACGACTATGAGCTGCTGGTGGCCCGGCTGAGTGAAACCGGGGCAACGCTGGTGCTGTTCACTGGGTTTGACGTGAAAGTCTCCGCGGTTTTGGAGCCTTTCAAAAAACGCAACACCCTCTACAACCAAAGGGTCCGCGAGGTCGCCGCCAAGTACGGCGCAGTCCTGGTTGATTACTGGTGCTTTGACGCTTACAAAGACCAGCGGATGTGGGCCCCGGATCGCCTCCACATGTCCAAAGCGGGCCACAAGTACCTGGCCGCGCAGGTGTTGGACCATCTCAACGTCCCCCACAAATTCTCGCCCAAGGATTGGGACCCGCCCACGCGTTTGTCCATACGCGAATGGGAACGCCGGCAGCGTCGCTGGGTCAATGACTGGGTGGTCCCGCTCTTCGGACGTAAACTGCGGGGCGTCACGCTGGGCGACGCGCTCAGCCCACGCTGGCCCCAACCTGTGAAGGTCCCGCGCAAGGGTGGCTTGAAGAAGCTCATGGAAAAGGCCACCCAGTGA
- a CDS encoding siderophore-interacting protein, with protein MSAQPTQAKASAAVEPMTLAFDVTVTAVQELSPNFRRITFGGYSLRGFGVAGDTLDLRVKLMIPSFDASGNVIPLPPFKMEEAGWYQEWLAMDPSVRGDMRTYTVRSERLDAVYPEIDIDFVMHFDDAGHGGPAANWALAAKPGDALTIIGPNNRAAQCTTAGAYGGIEWRPGMAQRVLLAGDETAVPAISAILESLPADMTGHAFLEVPEAGDFQDINTAADIEITWLARGAAIGRARPHGELLKEAVAKAVPVPGWVGIKGAGTAAGPEPEDVNVDQDILWETPQRMDAAAIEATKNPTLPAGALPFYAWIAGEAFVIKEMRRYLVRDVGIDRKQVAFMGYWRRGKAEG; from the coding sequence ATGAGTGCACAACCGACCCAGGCAAAAGCAAGCGCCGCCGTGGAGCCCATGACCCTCGCCTTCGACGTCACCGTGACGGCAGTGCAGGAATTGAGCCCGAACTTCCGCCGCATCACCTTCGGCGGTTACTCACTGCGCGGCTTCGGCGTTGCCGGAGACACGCTGGATCTCCGCGTGAAGCTGATGATCCCGTCCTTTGACGCGTCCGGAAACGTCATTCCGCTGCCTCCCTTCAAAATGGAAGAAGCCGGCTGGTACCAGGAATGGCTCGCCATGGACCCCTCCGTCCGCGGTGACATGCGCACCTACACCGTGCGTTCCGAGCGCCTCGACGCCGTGTACCCGGAGATCGACATCGACTTCGTCATGCACTTCGACGACGCCGGCCACGGCGGACCAGCCGCCAATTGGGCTCTCGCCGCAAAACCGGGAGACGCCCTCACCATCATCGGCCCCAACAACCGCGCAGCCCAGTGCACCACAGCCGGTGCATATGGTGGCATCGAATGGCGTCCGGGCATGGCCCAGCGCGTGCTCCTGGCCGGCGACGAAACCGCGGTCCCGGCCATCAGCGCCATCCTCGAGAGCCTCCCCGCGGACATGACCGGCCACGCCTTCCTCGAAGTACCAGAAGCCGGCGACTTCCAGGACATCAACACCGCAGCCGACATCGAAATCACCTGGCTTGCACGCGGTGCGGCCATCGGACGCGCACGTCCTCACGGAGAACTCCTCAAGGAAGCCGTCGCCAAGGCCGTTCCCGTGCCGGGCTGGGTAGGCATCAAGGGTGCCGGGACCGCAGCCGGACCCGAGCCCGAAGACGTCAACGTGGACCAGGACATCCTCTGGGAAACGCCGCAGCGTATGGACGCTGCAGCCATCGAAGCAACCAAGAACCCCACCCTTCCCGCTGGTGCACTGCCGTTCTATGCCTGGATCGCCGGTGAAGCGTTTGTCATCAAGGAAATGCGGCGCTACCTGGTGCGGGACGTTGGCATCGATCGTAAGCAGGTGGCTTTCATGGGCTACTGGCGCCGGGGCAAAGCGGAGGGCTAA
- a CDS encoding ABC transporter ATP-binding protein, protein MAILNAQDLTLQYEARKVVEGLCTEIPEGKVTMIVGANACGKSTLLRGLSRLLKPAGGAVTLDGKDIHTRPARELARTLGLLPQHPTAPDGITVRDLVGRGRYPHQGFFRSWSAADDAAVQRALDATSTLELADRSIDELSGGQRQRVWIAMALAQETEVLLLDEPTTYLDLAHQVEVLDLITDLNRSRGTTVAIVLHDLNLAARYADHVIAMKGGCIVAEGPAPVVVTEELVYNVFGLESRVVPDPISGTPLIVPIGRHHARPASTNELEIAS, encoded by the coding sequence ATGGCCATCCTTAATGCCCAGGACCTGACGCTCCAATACGAGGCACGCAAAGTGGTGGAGGGACTCTGCACCGAGATTCCCGAGGGCAAAGTGACCATGATCGTGGGAGCCAACGCCTGCGGAAAGTCCACCCTCCTGCGCGGACTGTCCCGCCTGCTCAAGCCCGCCGGCGGCGCCGTGACCCTCGACGGCAAGGACATCCACACCCGCCCCGCCCGCGAACTCGCCCGCACGCTCGGCCTGCTCCCGCAACACCCCACCGCTCCTGACGGCATCACCGTGCGCGACCTCGTGGGCCGCGGCCGGTACCCCCACCAAGGCTTCTTCCGCAGCTGGAGCGCAGCCGACGACGCCGCCGTGCAGCGCGCGCTCGACGCCACCTCCACGCTGGAACTCGCTGACCGCAGCATCGATGAACTATCCGGCGGACAGCGTCAACGCGTATGGATCGCCATGGCCCTGGCGCAGGAAACGGAAGTCCTGCTGCTGGACGAGCCCACCACCTACCTGGACCTCGCGCACCAAGTGGAGGTCCTGGACTTGATCACGGACCTCAACCGCAGCCGGGGAACCACCGTGGCAATCGTGCTCCACGATCTCAACCTCGCAGCACGGTACGCGGACCACGTCATCGCCATGAAGGGCGGGTGCATCGTGGCCGAAGGGCCGGCGCCCGTCGTTGTCACCGAAGAACTTGTCTACAACGTGTTCGGACTGGAATCCCGCGTGGTTCCGGACCCCATTTCAGGCACGCCGCTGATCGTCCCCATCGGACGCCACCACGCACGCCCCGCTTCAACCAACGAACTGGAGATCGCCTCATGA
- a CDS encoding iron chelate uptake ABC transporter family permease subunit has translation MTTVHKLPTELALNAGKHNHQLSLRRVLGPTFVLGLAVVVMFAVYVLLGSYTVTIPDFFKIVINHLTGGEKIPGASFIVMEHKLPRAVVGTMIGIAFGLAGALFQTMLRNPLASPDIIGISYGASAAAVTAIVIFGASGAVVSGAALGGALGVAAIIYAISRGGSGAGGGSRGNAAGNRLILAGVGIAAALHAVVNFLMTRADIRTAADALIWLNGSLNSATWDRAGVLAVSLLVLIPAVIALAGPLRILELGDDAAAGLGIKVNAARLGLVLTAVGLAAVATAAAGPVAFVAFLAGPIARRLVRKPSLPASALTGALIVLLADFFASNIAPVILDGTVLPVGVVTGALGAPFLLWLLVTSNRKEA, from the coding sequence GTGACAACTGTTCATAAATTGCCCACCGAGCTGGCACTTAATGCCGGCAAACATAACCATCAATTGTCACTTCGGCGGGTGCTGGGCCCCACCTTTGTGCTCGGGCTCGCTGTAGTGGTCATGTTCGCGGTCTACGTGCTTCTGGGCAGCTACACCGTGACCATTCCGGACTTCTTTAAGATCGTCATCAACCACCTGACCGGTGGGGAGAAGATCCCCGGTGCAAGCTTCATCGTCATGGAGCACAAACTGCCCCGCGCGGTAGTGGGAACCATGATCGGCATTGCCTTCGGCTTGGCAGGTGCGCTCTTCCAGACCATGCTGCGGAACCCGCTGGCCAGCCCGGACATCATCGGCATCAGCTACGGTGCCAGCGCGGCAGCCGTGACGGCCATCGTCATCTTCGGCGCTTCCGGGGCCGTCGTTTCGGGGGCTGCGCTCGGCGGTGCGCTGGGGGTCGCAGCCATCATCTACGCAATCTCGCGCGGTGGTTCGGGCGCCGGTGGAGGCAGCCGCGGCAATGCCGCCGGCAACCGTCTCATCCTGGCAGGCGTCGGCATCGCCGCAGCCCTGCACGCAGTGGTCAACTTCCTCATGACCCGCGCTGACATTCGTACCGCAGCCGATGCCCTCATCTGGCTCAACGGATCTTTGAACTCCGCAACCTGGGACAGGGCAGGTGTCCTGGCGGTCTCCTTGCTGGTCCTGATTCCCGCCGTCATTGCCCTGGCAGGCCCTTTGCGCATCCTCGAGCTTGGCGATGACGCCGCTGCGGGCCTTGGGATCAAGGTCAATGCCGCCCGGCTGGGACTGGTGTTGACCGCCGTCGGACTTGCCGCCGTCGCAACCGCCGCCGCCGGTCCCGTTGCATTCGTCGCGTTCCTTGCAGGTCCGATCGCCCGCCGGCTCGTCCGCAAACCGAGCCTCCCGGCGTCGGCCCTTACCGGTGCGCTGATCGTGCTTCTGGCCGACTTCTTCGCCTCCAACATCGCTCCCGTCATCCTCGACGGAACCGTCCTCCCGGTCGGCGTCGTCACCGGCGCCCTCGGTGCTCCCTTCCTGCTGTGGCTGCTGGTCACGTCGAACCGAAAGGAGGCCTGA
- a CDS encoding iron chelate uptake ABC transporter family permease subunit encodes MKLSTTTAVQGRGNGTSVPGPGGIAPETAGTGGGTGSRSTAGKRTAWLLAAVVVLAAVCAASLAIGARGLPLTTVWEALTDFNPADGNHAVVIARIPRTVLGLLAGAALGLAGAAMQGVARNPLADPGILGLNAGAALAVVVGIYVFGIGSLSGYIWFAFIGAAVAAVVVYAVASLGRDGATPVKLALAGAALSAGLFSLMNVILVSSQDTFDRFRFWQVGTIGGRDWSVLLPALPFLATGALIILAGGRILNSLALGDDIARGLGQNVALARGITGLGIVLLCGSATAVAGPIAFLGLVIPHAVRSLTGPDYRWILPFSAVVAPILLISADIIGRVILLPGEVPAGIMTAIIGAPVFVWLIRRGKGAGL; translated from the coding sequence ATGAAACTGAGTACGACGACGGCAGTCCAGGGGCGGGGCAACGGCACTTCGGTGCCGGGCCCGGGAGGCATCGCCCCTGAAACTGCTGGAACCGGAGGGGGAACCGGTTCCCGCAGCACCGCAGGCAAGCGCACCGCTTGGCTGTTGGCGGCCGTCGTCGTACTCGCCGCTGTCTGCGCCGCATCCTTGGCGATCGGCGCCCGCGGGCTTCCGCTCACCACTGTTTGGGAAGCACTCACCGACTTCAATCCGGCAGACGGCAACCACGCCGTGGTCATTGCCCGGATTCCCCGCACCGTCCTGGGCCTGCTTGCCGGAGCGGCACTTGGCCTTGCCGGCGCAGCCATGCAGGGCGTGGCCCGCAACCCGCTTGCCGATCCCGGAATCCTGGGACTTAATGCCGGTGCTGCCTTGGCCGTGGTCGTGGGGATCTACGTTTTCGGTATCGGCTCGCTGTCCGGCTACATCTGGTTCGCCTTCATCGGCGCCGCGGTGGCCGCCGTCGTGGTTTACGCCGTTGCTTCCCTGGGACGTGATGGTGCGACGCCGGTCAAACTCGCCCTCGCGGGTGCGGCCCTGAGCGCAGGCCTGTTCTCCCTGATGAACGTCATCCTGGTTTCGAGCCAGGACACGTTCGATCGTTTCCGCTTCTGGCAGGTGGGTACCATCGGCGGACGTGACTGGTCCGTCCTCCTTCCCGCGCTGCCGTTCCTCGCCACCGGGGCCCTGATCATCCTGGCCGGCGGTCGCATTTTGAACAGCCTGGCACTGGGCGACGACATTGCCCGTGGCCTCGGCCAGAACGTTGCTTTGGCCCGTGGCATCACCGGGCTGGGCATCGTCCTGCTTTGTGGATCCGCCACTGCCGTGGCCGGACCGATCGCCTTCCTGGGCCTCGTCATTCCGCACGCCGTCCGCTCGCTGACCGGGCCGGACTACCGGTGGATCCTGCCGTTCTCCGCCGTTGTGGCCCCCATCCTGCTGATCAGCGCCGACATCATTGGCCGCGTGATCCTTCTCCCCGGCGAAGTCCCCGCAGGAATCATGACGGCCATCATCGGGGCCCCTGTGTTCGTGTGGCTCATCCGCCGCGGCAAGGGGGCCGGGCTGTGA
- a CDS encoding iron-siderophore ABC transporter substrate-binding protein codes for MASLLPRRALLKTAGTATAALAAVALTLTGCSTGPATSAPASEQAASSAFPVTIKNVFGETTIKEQPKRVVTVSWVNDDIAIALGVVPVGVPKNEWGNNEQGSTPWKDAALEKLGAGFGTDKAPVQFSEADGINFTEIAKLNPDVILAAYSGLEEADYKKLSEIAPVVAQPELAYGTPWQESTTLIGKALGKEAEAKKLIEDTETTVKDKVSKFPQIKDKTFIYGNLEPAKGDGANVYTAIDNRPRFLSEIGMKLAPVVEQNTKSTTEFFIPWSAEKANELESDIFVTWVPDATTADAIKADPLLGQIPAIKKGALVADSDNTLTLSISASSPLSLPWALDTFLPQLGKAADAAGK; via the coding sequence GTGGCTTCCCTTCTCCCACGCCGCGCCCTGCTGAAAACAGCAGGAACCGCGACGGCCGCTTTGGCCGCCGTCGCTCTTACCCTCACCGGCTGCTCCACTGGTCCGGCAACGTCCGCTCCGGCTTCTGAGCAGGCAGCGTCTTCGGCGTTCCCCGTGACCATCAAGAACGTCTTTGGTGAGACCACCATCAAAGAGCAGCCCAAGCGTGTAGTCACTGTCTCGTGGGTCAATGACGATATCGCGATCGCCCTGGGTGTTGTTCCCGTAGGTGTCCCGAAGAACGAATGGGGCAACAACGAGCAAGGCTCCACCCCGTGGAAGGACGCTGCGCTGGAGAAGCTCGGCGCCGGCTTTGGCACCGACAAGGCTCCGGTCCAGTTCTCCGAAGCAGACGGCATCAACTTCACCGAGATCGCCAAGCTCAATCCGGACGTTATCCTGGCTGCATACTCGGGCCTTGAAGAAGCTGACTACAAGAAGCTCAGCGAAATCGCCCCCGTCGTGGCACAGCCGGAGCTCGCCTACGGCACCCCCTGGCAGGAAAGCACCACCTTGATCGGCAAGGCACTGGGCAAGGAAGCCGAAGCCAAGAAGCTGATCGAAGACACTGAGACCACCGTCAAGGACAAGGTCTCCAAGTTCCCGCAGATCAAGGACAAGACCTTCATCTACGGCAACCTCGAGCCCGCCAAGGGCGACGGCGCCAACGTTTACACGGCTATCGACAACCGCCCCCGCTTCCTCTCCGAAATCGGCATGAAGCTGGCTCCCGTGGTTGAGCAGAACACCAAGTCGACTACTGAGTTCTTCATCCCGTGGTCCGCTGAGAAGGCCAACGAGCTCGAGTCCGACATCTTCGTCACCTGGGTTCCGGACGCCACCACGGCAGATGCCATCAAGGCTGATCCGCTGCTCGGACAGATCCCGGCCATCAAGAAGGGCGCCCTGGTTGCCGATTCGGACAACACTCTGACGCTCTCCATCTCCGCCTCATCGCCGCTGAGCTTGCCGTGGGCACTGGATACGTTCCTGCCGCAGCTGGGTAAAGCAGCAGACGCAGCGGGCAAGTAA
- a CDS encoding FBP domain-containing protein yields MQKITAQQIRSSFINASRSEAAKVNLPRDFEILDWDNLEFLGWRDEKMPQRGYLVVPHRGKLTGILLRAPEGGSGKRRVVLCELCRDVFSKDDVYLWVAKKAGQSGRDGNTVGTLICAEFGCSTNVRKEPPVNEINPDPAAVVVRQIAGLESRTEQFLDRVRAE; encoded by the coding sequence ATGCAGAAAATCACTGCCCAACAAATCCGTTCGTCGTTCATCAACGCCAGTCGCTCAGAGGCTGCCAAGGTCAATCTCCCCCGCGACTTCGAAATCCTCGACTGGGACAACCTGGAGTTCCTGGGGTGGCGGGACGAAAAGATGCCCCAACGCGGCTACCTCGTGGTTCCACATCGGGGCAAGCTCACGGGGATCCTGCTCCGGGCTCCTGAAGGTGGTTCCGGCAAGAGGCGCGTTGTCCTCTGCGAACTATGCCGTGACGTTTTCTCCAAAGACGACGTCTACCTGTGGGTTGCCAAGAAGGCCGGACAATCCGGCAGGGACGGCAACACCGTGGGGACATTGATCTGCGCCGAGTTCGGCTGCAGCACCAACGTACGCAAAGAACCGCCCGTCAACGAGATCAACCCGGACCCGGCCGCCGTCGTTGTTCGGCAGATCGCCGGGCTGGAGTCCAGGACCGAACAGTTCCTGGACCGCGTCCGGGCTGAGTAA